One Phaseolus vulgaris cultivar G19833 chromosome 11, P. vulgaris v2.0, whole genome shotgun sequence genomic window carries:
- the LOC137832372 gene encoding ankyrin repeat-containing protein BDA1-like gives MEYAAQQGDIDSLYRLIEQNPHILEEIDLIPFVETPLHAAARAGHVQFAKEIMILKPSFSWKFSPQGLTPVHLALQNRNPRMVFHLIQMDTSLVRAKMRGGLTLLHLASQSGDINLLTVFLKVCPDSIQDLTSKNETALHLYKRFEVLEFLLRWLKRNIIELQTILKQKNLEGNTILHIAATKNDTKAMGLLIEVMRDLDAANLMDQRAFDIINNQDIKNNLLRAEARVKRLRKVNSLILSVHEWLIRKTGMKESMSNDTRDVYMIVATLVATATYQATLSPPGGFYQIDGPGSNNTMTQAHGPSNSSQVYAGKSVMSNMNFLMFSFTNMCAFLPSIFTIIVLMPRNVGWLLLYESTWLLAVSYLSSIIVISPNYITTYVSISIFFVLLPVLWVASFVFFTPRLKILV, from the exons ATGGAGTATGCAGCACAACAGGGAGACATAGATAGTCTATACAGATTGATTGAGCAGAATCCACATATTTTAGAAGAGATAGATTTGATACCATTTGTCGAAACTCCTTTGCATGCTGCTGCACGTGCAGGGCATGTTCAATTTGCCAAAGAAATCATGATATTAAAACCTTCATTTTCTTGGAAATTCAGTCCTCAAGGATTGACACCGGTTCACCTTGCTCTACAAAATCGCAATCCCAGAATGGTCTTTCACCTTATACAGATGGACACGAGTCTCGTTCGAGCCAAAATGAGAGGAGGTCTCACTCTTCTGCATTTGGCAAGTCAATCCGGAGATATAAACCTTTTAACTGTGTTTCTCAAAGTTTGTCCTGATTCCATACAAGATTTGACTAGTAAGAATGAGACTGCACTGCATTTATACAAGAGGTTTGAGGTTTTGGAGTTCTTACTTAGATGGCTTAAGAGAAATATTATTGAGTTACAAACCATTCTGAAGCAGAAAAACTTGGAGGGCAACACTATTTTACACATTGCAGCAACAAAAAATGACACGAAG GCAATGGGATTGTTGATAGAGGTCATGAGAGATCTAGATGCTGCAAATTTGATGGACCAAAGAGCATTTGATATAATAAACAACcaagatattaaaaataatttgctGAGGGCTGAAGCAAGAGTTAAGAGACTTAGAAAAGTCAATTCGTTAATTTTATCCGTGCATGAGTGGCTCATTCGAAAAACTGGTATGAAGGAGAGTATGTCGAATGACACACGGGACGTGTACATGATAGTAGCTACTCTTGTTGCAACAGCAACCTATCAAGCAACACTGAGTCCACCTGGTGGATTTTATCAGATTGATGGACCTGGAAGTAATAACACCATGACTCAAGCTCATGGGCCATCAAATTCATCCCAAGTCtatgcaggaaaatcagtgatGTCAAACATGAACTTTTTGATGTTTTCGTTCACAAATATGTGTGCCTTTTTGCCATCCATTTTCACAATTATTGTTTTAATGCCTAGGAATGTTGGATGGCTTCTACTGTATGAGTCAACCTGGCTCCTTGCAGTTAGCTACTTATCCTCTATTATCGTCATATCTCCCAATTATATCACCACATACGTCTCGATTTCCATTTTCTTCGTCCTTCTTCCAGTATTGTGGGTGGCGTCTTTTGTGTTTTTCACACCTAGACTCAaaattttggtttga